A genomic window from Daphnia magna isolate NIES linkage group LG9, ASM2063170v1.1, whole genome shotgun sequence includes:
- the LOC123475725 gene encoding nose resistant to fluoxetine protein 6-like isoform X1 gives MKFVTSILLNFLFLLTEIQSQFLLNSISPVVDQRWEAYAIAVAEQLKATEDFYDTRGLFHNILAALKSSHFPTAVAKNISQQCIEDSQFYVHNLYVNRSLWALQMQESSGQLPPGLFGALNFQADGLFDECKAVRAPVFNGQYCKVFFKNAPVNQTDIISRISPDEEYDERSNFITIFQILGQLLGSDRVEPKMSGVGPYTFVLPSISFCLPSSCSADDVGKAVAQLVGSYVIANNSIVTLTDEQYCFKDTDEKRILDGPDVTVIVVLSLLGVLIVLATIHEAYRTYCGINFDSNADGKLLSALHCFSTLSNGRKILSMKVSASSAKDNFGCIHGIRFFSTCWVVLGHSWSLMPYKTMNPKAVLTDAYGLGMQTIVNGSVSVDTFFLMSGLLVSFLLLRELDRTKGKFNVGLFYLHRYLRLTPVYAVILGFVATLMVYLGTGPNWYNVNLLSNACRISWWRQFLYINNLFPLDPYHQCIGQAWYLAVDMQLFLLSPLFIYPLWRWRKAGLAFLAFVATISYATIFTAYAIYDLPPAYIPTRLDNLGTASDFFDHYYLKPWTRAPPYLLGIWAGWYLHITKESPCRLSKTLTAMGWTISAAVGLAVVYGLAPYVDQSEMPDISSTVSIIYGPLHRTAWACVIAWIIFACSRGYGGFVNRILSWKGFLPLGRLTYCVYLIHYDFLNVFYSAIRKQFYYNMLQQFTTSFGLIFISFGLAFVAAVTVEASFLNLEKLVFASKIKSKSSEEADHPVEKTKC, from the exons atgaaatttgtAACCAGCATTCTCCTcaactttctctttttattgaCAGAAATCCAGTCTCAATTCTTATTGAATTCCATTTCACCAGTGGTAGACCAAAGATGGGAGGCATATGCTATCGCTGTCGCAGAACagttgaaggcaactgaagACTTTTATGATACAAGAGGTCTATTTCATAACATTTTAGCGGCGCTCAAGTCATCTCACTTCCCGACTGCAGTTGCCAAAAATATCAGCCAGCAATGTATTGAAGACAGCCAATTCTACGTTCATAACCTCTATGTTAACCGAAGTTTATGGGCCTTGCAGA TGCAAGAGTCATCAGGGCAATTGCCACCGGGATTATTTGGAGCCCTCAATTTTCAAGCCGATGGACTATTTGATGAATGCAAGGCTGTTCGCGCGCCAGTTTTCAACGGACAATATTGTAaagtatttttcaaaaatgctcCGGTCAACCAGACGGACATCATTTCGAGAATATCGCCTGACGAAGAGTACGACGAACGAAGCAACTTCATAACAATATTCCAAATCCTGGGTCAACTACTGGGATCCGATCGGGTTGAACCCAAAATGTCTGGGGTTGGACCTTACACGTTTGTCTTGCCCAGTATCAGTTTTTGCCTCCCATCGTCTTGCAGCGCGGATGATGTGGGCAAAGCAGTTGCCCAACTTGTTGGGAGCTACGTCATCGCTAACAATTCTATCGTCACTCTAACTGACGAGCAATATTGCTTCAAAGACACGGACGAAAAACGCATTTTAGATGGCCCCGACGTCACCGTTAT AGTGGTTCTCAGCCTTCTTGGTGTTCTGATTGTCTTGGCCACGATTCATGAGGCCTACCGCACGTACTGCGGAATAAACTTTGACTCCAATGCGGATGGCAAGCTCTTGAGCGCACTACACTGTTTCTCCACGCTGAGCAATGGCAGGAAAATCCTATCGATGAAAGTGTCAGCATCGTCTGCGAAAGATAACTTTGGCTGTATTCACGGTATTCGCTTCTTTTCGACATGCTGGGTCGTGTTAGGGCATTCGTGGAGCTTGATGCCGTACAAGACTATGAATCCCAAAGCAGTTTTAACA GATGCTTACGGTTTGGGTATGCAAACGATTGTTAACGGATCTGTTTCAGTGGACACGTTCTTTTTGATGAGCGGCCTTCTCGTTTCGTTTCTCCTGCTGCGCGAGCTGGATCGTACCAAAGGCAAATTCAACGTCGGTCTCTTCTATTTGCATCGGTATTTGAGGCTGACGCCAGTGTACGCAGTCATCCTCGGTTTCGTTGCGACGCTTATGGTCTATCTTGGGACCGGTCCCAATTGGTACAATGTCAATCTTTTGTCAAACGCCTGTCGGATCTCTTGGTGGAGACAATTCCTCTACA TAAACAATTTGTTTCCACTGGATCCGTATCATCAG tGCATCGGGCAAGCGTGGTATCTAGCGGTTGACATGCAACTGTTTCTTTTATCACCTCTGTTCATTTATCCGCTTTGGCGTTGGAGAAAAGCTGGACTTGCTTTCCTAGCCTTTGTTGCTACGATAAGCTACGCAACGATATTTACCGCTTATGCTATCTATGATCTACCTCCCGCCTATATACCTACCCGGCT AGATAATTTAGGCACAGCGTCCGATTTTTTTGACCATTACTATTTGAAACCGTGGACAAGGGCCCCACCTTATCTTCTGGGCATCTGGGCAGGGTGGTATCTTCACATTACCAAAGAATCGCCCTGTCGACTGTCAAAA ACGTTGACGGCAATGGGATGGACCATATCTGCGGCCGTTGGGCTAGCGGTTGTTTACGGTCTGGCGCCTTATGTTGACCAATCTGAAATGCCGGATATTAGTTCTACGGTCAGTATAATATATGGGCCTCTGCATAGGACTGCCTGGGCTTGCGTAATAGCTTGGATCATTTTTGCCTGTTCTCGTGGCTATGGAG GTTTCGTCAACCGGATTCTGTCTTGGAAAGGCTTCCTACCATTGGGCAGATTGACTTACTGTGTCTACCTGATTCACTATGATTTCCTGAACGTCTTTTATTCGGCCATACGAAAGCAGTTCTACTATAATATGTTGCAACAGTTCACGACTTCTTTCGGTTTAATCTTTATTTCGTTTGGACTGGCTTTCGTGGCAGCAGTGACGGTCGAAGCATCTTTTCTGAATCTGGAAAAACTAGTATTTGCATCGAAGATAAAAA GCAAATCGTCGGAGGAAGCTGATCATCCtgttgagaaaacaaaatgttga
- the LOC123475725 gene encoding nose resistant to fluoxetine protein 6-like isoform X2, giving the protein MKFVTSILLNFLFLLTEIQSQFLLNSISPVVDQRWEAYAIAVAEQLKATEDFYDTRGLFHNILAALKSSHFPTAVAKNISQQCIEDSQFYVHNLYVNRSLWALQMQESSGQLPPGLFGALNFQADGLFDECKAVRAPVFNGQYCKVFFKNAPVNQTDIISRISPDEEYDERSNFITIFQILGQLLGSDRVEPKMSGVGPYTFVLPSISFCLPSSCSADDVGKAVAQLVGSYVIANNSIVTLTDEQYCFKDTDEKRILDGPDVTVIVVLSLLGVLIVLATIHEAYRTYCGINFDSNADGKLLSALHCFSTLSNGRKILSMKVSASSAKDNFGCIHGIRFFSTCWVVLGHSWSLMPYKTMNPKAVLTDAYGLGMQTIVNGSVSVDTFFLMSGLLVSFLLLRELDRTKGKFNVGLFYLHRYLRLTPVYAVILGFVATLMVYLGTGPNWYNVNLLSNACRISWWRQFLYINNLFPLDPYHQCIGQAWYLAVDMQLFLLSPLFIYPLWRWRKAGLAFLAFVATISYATIFTAYAIYDLPPAYIPTRLDNLGTASDFFDHYYLKPWTRAPPYLLGIWAGWYLHITKESPCRLSKTLTAMGWTISAAVGLAVVYGLAPYVDQSEMPDISSTVSSTGFCLGKASYHWAD; this is encoded by the exons atgaaatttgtAACCAGCATTCTCCTcaactttctctttttattgaCAGAAATCCAGTCTCAATTCTTATTGAATTCCATTTCACCAGTGGTAGACCAAAGATGGGAGGCATATGCTATCGCTGTCGCAGAACagttgaaggcaactgaagACTTTTATGATACAAGAGGTCTATTTCATAACATTTTAGCGGCGCTCAAGTCATCTCACTTCCCGACTGCAGTTGCCAAAAATATCAGCCAGCAATGTATTGAAGACAGCCAATTCTACGTTCATAACCTCTATGTTAACCGAAGTTTATGGGCCTTGCAGA TGCAAGAGTCATCAGGGCAATTGCCACCGGGATTATTTGGAGCCCTCAATTTTCAAGCCGATGGACTATTTGATGAATGCAAGGCTGTTCGCGCGCCAGTTTTCAACGGACAATATTGTAaagtatttttcaaaaatgctcCGGTCAACCAGACGGACATCATTTCGAGAATATCGCCTGACGAAGAGTACGACGAACGAAGCAACTTCATAACAATATTCCAAATCCTGGGTCAACTACTGGGATCCGATCGGGTTGAACCCAAAATGTCTGGGGTTGGACCTTACACGTTTGTCTTGCCCAGTATCAGTTTTTGCCTCCCATCGTCTTGCAGCGCGGATGATGTGGGCAAAGCAGTTGCCCAACTTGTTGGGAGCTACGTCATCGCTAACAATTCTATCGTCACTCTAACTGACGAGCAATATTGCTTCAAAGACACGGACGAAAAACGCATTTTAGATGGCCCCGACGTCACCGTTAT AGTGGTTCTCAGCCTTCTTGGTGTTCTGATTGTCTTGGCCACGATTCATGAGGCCTACCGCACGTACTGCGGAATAAACTTTGACTCCAATGCGGATGGCAAGCTCTTGAGCGCACTACACTGTTTCTCCACGCTGAGCAATGGCAGGAAAATCCTATCGATGAAAGTGTCAGCATCGTCTGCGAAAGATAACTTTGGCTGTATTCACGGTATTCGCTTCTTTTCGACATGCTGGGTCGTGTTAGGGCATTCGTGGAGCTTGATGCCGTACAAGACTATGAATCCCAAAGCAGTTTTAACA GATGCTTACGGTTTGGGTATGCAAACGATTGTTAACGGATCTGTTTCAGTGGACACGTTCTTTTTGATGAGCGGCCTTCTCGTTTCGTTTCTCCTGCTGCGCGAGCTGGATCGTACCAAAGGCAAATTCAACGTCGGTCTCTTCTATTTGCATCGGTATTTGAGGCTGACGCCAGTGTACGCAGTCATCCTCGGTTTCGTTGCGACGCTTATGGTCTATCTTGGGACCGGTCCCAATTGGTACAATGTCAATCTTTTGTCAAACGCCTGTCGGATCTCTTGGTGGAGACAATTCCTCTACA TAAACAATTTGTTTCCACTGGATCCGTATCATCAG tGCATCGGGCAAGCGTGGTATCTAGCGGTTGACATGCAACTGTTTCTTTTATCACCTCTGTTCATTTATCCGCTTTGGCGTTGGAGAAAAGCTGGACTTGCTTTCCTAGCCTTTGTTGCTACGATAAGCTACGCAACGATATTTACCGCTTATGCTATCTATGATCTACCTCCCGCCTATATACCTACCCGGCT AGATAATTTAGGCACAGCGTCCGATTTTTTTGACCATTACTATTTGAAACCGTGGACAAGGGCCCCACCTTATCTTCTGGGCATCTGGGCAGGGTGGTATCTTCACATTACCAAAGAATCGCCCTGTCGACTGTCAAAA ACGTTGACGGCAATGGGATGGACCATATCTGCGGCCGTTGGGCTAGCGGTTGTTTACGGTCTGGCGCCTTATGTTGACCAATCTGAAATGCCGGATATTAGTTCTACG GTTTCGTCAACCGGATTCTGTCTTGGAAAGGCTTCCTACCATTGGGCAGATTGA